One Pseudomonadota bacterium DNA window includes the following coding sequences:
- a CDS encoding PAS domain S-box protein — MKKIINYLPFFALFLLPLLFYPAIDTSDWRSSSDVHVLFEFASSLLAITAGIMVLLHFFTTGRWFFLIISIGFVQIGTEEFVHAVFSFDRIWPAISQTFRLAISTTWLTGHLLLLISLFIALIFGKKEVVPAKRGLNAVVYNVIALIFAASVALLIFISPFLPHFVQLGSTTKKLIELLLALLYFVAFLFYSNIYAKQQSGSPLLWSIIACIIFQVLAHIFVFDAQVFYDSHWDTAHLIVFLSYFFPIFGVWGETLKLHRSAQAQVTDDECGRYVRWNAYQRDEIVGKSEDQVAGTNAADTIHPDDRVLIGSKIANVLRSGIEESVEGRVLLRGGPSFRWLLMTGRQITIDDRPFLVGIGIDITERKQAEEALKASLREKEVLLQEIQHRVKNNLLAISGILALQLDRIKDDESKDAFITTMNRINAMTRIHTRLYQSEDYALINFKEYMEELLLELSRSYGFPHENIITNIQDISIDVNTAIPTGLILNELVSNAMKHAFPDRDNRKITITMSKEDSRITLAISDNGIGVPSNIDFKNTESVGLSLLGQLVEQINGSMELIRDNGTRFIITFSVDQEKTQ; from the coding sequence TTGAAAAAAATCATAAACTATCTACCCTTTTTTGCCTTATTTCTCCTGCCTTTATTGTTTTATCCTGCTATTGATACATCAGACTGGAGAAGCAGCAGCGATGTACACGTTCTTTTTGAATTTGCGTCATCACTGCTCGCCATAACGGCAGGAATAATGGTTCTGCTCCATTTTTTTACAACAGGCCGCTGGTTCTTTTTAATTATTTCAATCGGATTCGTTCAAATAGGTACTGAAGAGTTTGTTCACGCTGTATTTTCTTTTGACAGGATTTGGCCGGCAATATCCCAGACTTTTAGATTAGCCATTTCCACGACCTGGTTAACCGGACATCTTCTCCTGTTAATATCGCTCTTCATCGCTCTTATTTTTGGAAAAAAAGAAGTCGTTCCAGCAAAAAGGGGACTAAATGCTGTTGTCTATAACGTTATCGCTCTCATTTTTGCAGCCTCCGTTGCGTTATTAATTTTTATTTCTCCATTCCTTCCACATTTTGTTCAACTTGGTTCGACTACCAAAAAACTTATAGAGCTTTTGCTCGCACTTTTATACTTTGTCGCTTTTTTATTTTACTCCAATATCTACGCAAAACAACAATCCGGTAGTCCCCTTCTTTGGAGTATCATCGCTTGCATTATTTTTCAGGTTTTGGCTCATATCTTTGTTTTTGATGCTCAGGTCTTCTACGATTCACATTGGGATACAGCTCATCTAATAGTATTTCTCAGCTATTTTTTCCCGATCTTTGGTGTTTGGGGCGAAACCCTTAAATTACACAGGTCTGCTCAAGCGCAAGTAACTGACGACGAATGCGGCAGATACGTGCGTTGGAACGCCTATCAGCGCGATGAAATTGTTGGCAAGTCGGAAGACCAGGTCGCGGGCACGAACGCGGCAGATACTATACACCCGGACGACCGAGTGCTAATCGGATCGAAAATCGCGAATGTATTGAGAAGCGGTATTGAGGAGAGTGTGGAAGGTCGGGTTCTTCTGCGCGGCGGGCCATCATTCAGATGGCTCCTGATGACGGGCCGGCAAATAACGATCGATGACAGACCGTTCCTTGTGGGTATTGGTATTGATATTACTGAACGCAAGCAGGCCGAGGAAGCCCTCAAGGCCTCCCTCCGTGAAAAGGAAGTTCTCCTCCAGGAGATCCAGCACAGGGTGAAGAACAACCTCCTCGCCATCTCGGGTATCCTTGCCCTCCAGTTGGACCGGATAAAAGACGATGAGTCAAAGGACGCCTTCATCACAACCATGAACAGGATCAACGCAATGACAAGGATACATACCAGACTCTATCAGTCAGAAGACTATGCTCTCATTAATTTCAAGGAGTATATGGAGGAACTCCTCCTGGAGCTTTCCCGTTCATATGGGTTTCCACATGAGAACATAATAACAAATATTCAAGACATCTCCATTGACGTCAATACTGCAATCCCCACAGGCCTCATATTGAACGAACTTGTCAGCAATGCCATGAAGCACGCCTTCCCTGACAGGGACAACAGAAAGATTACAATCACCATGTCCAAAGAGGACTCCCGCATCACTCTTGCCATCTCCGATAACGGGATCGGAGTCCCTTCCAATATTGACTTTAAAAACACAGAATCAGTAGGGCTTTCTCTGCTCGGGCAACTGGTGGAGCAGATCAACGGCAGTATGGAATTAATAAGAGATAACGGTACTCGATTCATAATCACTTTTTCAGTTGATCAGGAGAAAACACAATGA
- a CDS encoding PAS domain S-box protein — protein MNEQEQKTILLVEDEALIAVIGKQTLKKHGFNVIIAASGEKAIEIAQTTPDIDLILMDINLGKGRMDGTEAAEIILKERAIPVLFLSSYTQPEVVEKTERITSYGYVTKDSGHTVLIASIKMAFKLYEAHQRLKEREGVLRESEEKYRSIFENAVMGIFRTTPDGHYLSINPAGAKMYGYKSPEEMIQSVTDMAHQIYVHSEDRNRLKELVENNGFVEGFEAEHYSKDGSTIWASVNTRVIRDNSGTILYYETTSEDITSRKQAEQALQESELHYRSLIECSSDAIFCVDENGEYKFTNHLFASTFGETPDYFIGKTFWDIYPKEHADYRYEATKRVFLTGKSESLEVEVPLPDKTLYFYATANPIKDETGKVILVLTHATDITERKRMEESLKEREKRFALAIDGTGAGLWDWDMVKAQVVYSPQWKRMLGYEIHEVEDTFSGWKNLWHPDDCANIEKALQDYLAGETDHYEIRHRLRHKDGDWRWILTRGDIVKDAQGKPIRWVGTNIDITEHKQAEEELRQQATAMEASMDGIAILNEDQNYVYLNEAHARIYGYSTSEELIGKSWQVLYDEDELQRFNQHIMPEFSQKGQWQGEVRGKKKDGNTFPQEVSLTALDNGGLICVARDITSRKQAEKALLQAEKKYRSIFENAVEGIFQTTPEGRYISANPAIAKIFGYDSPQELMEQITDIGSQHYVNLQDREIYKSTLEVGGVIRGFEVQLINKDGNTIWAFISARVVKDDGGSVICYEGTVEDITARKQAEKALKQSDARLSNIIEFLPDATFVIDLEGKIISWNRAIEEMTGFPAETMLGKGDYEYAIPFYGNRRPILINFLSSWDEDIEKQYSFIRKEGDMLFTETDIPSVRGQKRTLWAAASPLHDDYGNIIGAIESIRDVTDRKQAQESLKESEDRYRRITEGLSDYLYTVLIHDGHVVQTIHSPACEAVTGYTAEEFASNPYLWIDMVPEQEHAMLNEHIKRVQSGENLFPIEHHIIRKDGNIIRVIDTPITKVDSQGVLISYDGVIKDITELKQAEEEKRILQERLQQADKMEAIGTLAGGIAHDFNNLLMGIQGYASLTLMDTDPSHPNYERLKRIEEQVQSGADLTRQLLGFAREGRYEVKPADMNDILKKTSSMFGRTKKEITIHRKYGKDLFTVEVDRGQMEQVFVNLYVNAWQAMPGGGELYLETENVLLDNEQTFPYAVKPGNYIRISMTDTGAGMDEKTRKRIFDPFFTTKEMGRGTGLGLAMVYGIIKGHNGFINVDSYPGHGTTFTIYLPASEKEVVKEKTTTGTIARGTETILLVDDEKMVLKVSKELLESMGYQVYTAGSGQEAIVVYMEKRNEIDLVILDMIMPGISGGETFDRLKEINPDIKVVLFSGYSINGQAQEIMDKGCNGFLQKPFRIEMLSNKIREMLDME, from the coding sequence ATGAATGAACAGGAGCAGAAGACCATCCTGCTGGTAGAAGACGAGGCGTTGATCGCTGTCATAGGGAAACAGACATTAAAAAAACACGGCTTCAATGTCATTATTGCCGCCAGCGGAGAAAAGGCCATTGAGATTGCACAAACCACCCCGGATATTGACCTCATCCTTATGGACATCAACCTCGGTAAAGGAAGGATGGATGGTACAGAGGCAGCAGAGATCATCCTCAAAGAGAGAGCCATTCCTGTCCTCTTCCTCTCCAGCTATACCCAGCCCGAAGTAGTTGAAAAGACAGAACGGATCACTTCCTACGGGTATGTAACAAAGGACTCCGGCCATACGGTTCTTATTGCATCCATAAAGATGGCCTTCAAGCTATATGAAGCACACCAGAGGCTGAAAGAAAGAGAGGGGGTGCTACGGGAGAGCGAGGAGAAATACCGTTCTATCTTTGAAAATGCTGTCATGGGAATTTTCCGAACCACTCCGGATGGTCATTATTTGAGTATCAACCCTGCCGGAGCTAAAATGTACGGTTATAAATCGCCAGAAGAAATGATACAGTCGGTCACTGACATGGCTCATCAGATATATGTTCACTCCGAAGACAGAAACCGGTTGAAAGAACTGGTAGAAAATAATGGATTTGTTGAAGGCTTTGAAGCAGAGCATTACAGCAAAGACGGAAGCACAATATGGGCCTCCGTGAATACACGTGTTATACGTGATAATTCGGGCACCATACTCTACTATGAAACCACTTCTGAAGACATTACCTCCCGAAAGCAGGCGGAACAGGCGCTGCAAGAAAGCGAATTACATTATCGTTCTCTTATCGAATGCTCAAGCGATGCCATTTTCTGTGTAGATGAGAATGGAGAGTACAAATTTACAAATCATCTATTTGCATCAACCTTCGGGGAAACACCGGATTATTTTATTGGAAAAACTTTCTGGGATATTTATCCTAAAGAGCATGCAGATTATCGTTACGAAGCAACGAAAAGAGTGTTTCTTACCGGCAAAAGCGAGTCTTTGGAGGTCGAAGTTCCTTTGCCGGATAAAACTTTGTATTTTTATGCTACAGCTAACCCCATAAAAGATGAAACAGGTAAAGTAATATTAGTACTGACTCATGCAACTGACATTACCGAACGCAAGAGAATGGAGGAGTCTCTGAAGGAAAGGGAGAAAAGATTCGCTCTTGCGATCGACGGCACCGGTGCTGGCCTTTGGGATTGGGATATGGTGAAAGCTCAGGTTGTGTATTCTCCGCAATGGAAAAGGATGCTCGGATATGAAATTCATGAAGTCGAGGATACGTTTTCCGGATGGAAAAACCTTTGGCATCCGGACGATTGCGCAAATATCGAAAAAGCGCTCCAGGACTACCTCGCGGGGGAAACCGATCATTATGAAATCAGACACCGGCTGCGTCATAAAGATGGCGACTGGCGGTGGATTCTCACACGTGGCGACATTGTAAAAGATGCACAGGGGAAACCTATCCGCTGGGTTGGGACTAATATTGACATCACCGAGCACAAACAGGCCGAGGAGGAGCTTAGACAACAAGCAACTGCTATGGAGGCTTCGATGGATGGTATTGCCATCCTTAACGAAGATCAAAATTATGTTTATTTGAACGAAGCTCATGCAAGAATCTATGGTTACAGTACATCTGAAGAATTAATAGGAAAATCGTGGCAGGTACTCTATGATGAAGATGAACTGCAAAGATTTAATCAACATATTATGCCCGAATTTAGCCAGAAAGGACAGTGGCAAGGGGAGGTAAGGGGAAAGAAGAAAGATGGAAACACCTTCCCGCAGGAGGTATCATTAACGGCATTGGATAACGGTGGGTTAATTTGTGTTGCCCGCGACATCACCTCCCGCAAGCAGGCTGAGAAGGCTCTCCTGCAGGCCGAAAAAAAATACCGTTCCATCTTCGAGAACGCCGTGGAAGGTATCTTCCAGACCACGCCGGAAGGAAGATACATTTCTGCAAACCCTGCCATTGCAAAGATCTTCGGATATGATTCCCCACAGGAACTCATGGAGCAGATCACCGATATCGGCAGTCAGCACTATGTGAATCTGCAAGACCGGGAAATATACAAAAGTACCCTTGAAGTGGGAGGGGTTATCAGGGGATTTGAGGTACAGCTCATCAACAAAGACGGAAACACTATATGGGCATTCATAAGCGCCCGGGTGGTCAAAGACGATGGAGGTTCGGTCATTTGCTATGAAGGGACGGTGGAGGACATCACCGCCCGCAAGCAGGCAGAAAAGGCGCTGAAGCAATCAGATGCCCGCCTGTCCAACATTATTGAGTTCCTTCCTGATGCTACCTTTGTGATAGACCTTGAAGGGAAAATTATTTCATGGAACAGGGCCATCGAAGAGATGACCGGTTTTCCCGCAGAAACAATGCTTGGCAAGGGCGACTATGAGTATGCCATACCCTTCTATGGAAACCGGCGTCCTATCCTCATCAACTTCTTATCCTCATGGGACGAGGATATTGAAAAACAGTATTCCTTTATACGCAAGGAAGGTGACATGCTCTTCACGGAAACCGACATACCAAGCGTGCGTGGACAAAAAAGGACTCTTTGGGCCGCGGCGAGTCCTCTTCATGATGATTATGGAAACATCATCGGGGCTATTGAATCTATCCGTGATGTCACTGACCGTAAGCAGGCTCAAGAGTCGCTCAAAGAGAGTGAGGATCGCTACCGGCGGATAACCGAGGGGTTGAGCGACTATCTCTATACTGTGCTCATCCATGATGGGCATGTTGTACAAACGATACACAGCCCGGCTTGCGAAGCGGTGACCGGATACACAGCAGAAGAGTTTGCCTCCAATCCTTATCTTTGGATTGACATGGTTCCGGAGCAGGAACACGCTATGCTCAACGAACATATTAAACGTGTTCAGTCAGGAGAAAACTTGTTTCCTATCGAACATCACATCATACGAAAGGACGGAAACATTATCCGGGTGATTGATACTCCTATCACAAAGGTTGACTCCCAGGGGGTACTCATATCGTATGACGGGGTTATCAAGGACATCACCGAGTTAAAGCAGGCCGAGGAGGAAAAACGAATCCTGCAGGAGAGGCTGCAACAGGCAGATAAAATGGAGGCCATCGGCACCCTTGCCGGCGGCATTGCCCATGACTTCAACAATCTGCTCATGGGGATTCAGGGATATGCTTCCCTGACATTAATGGATACTGATCCGTCCCATCCCAATTATGAGCGGCTGAAAAGGATTGAGGAACAGGTTCAGAGCGGGGCGGATTTAACAAGACAACTGCTGGGGTTTGCCCGAGAGGGAAGATATGAGGTGAAACCCGCCGATATGAATGATATTCTTAAAAAGACCTCTTCCATGTTCGGCAGAACCAAGAAGGAAATCACCATCCATCGGAAATATGGGAAAGATCTCTTTACCGTGGAGGTTGACCGGGGGCAGATGGAGCAGGTGTTCGTGAATCTGTATGTGAATGCCTGGCAGGCCATGCCTGGGGGCGGAGAACTCTATCTGGAGACTGAGAATGTTCTTCTGGATAATGAACAAACTTTTCCTTATGCTGTCAAGCCCGGGAACTATATCAGGATATCCATGACGGACACCGGCGCAGGCATGGATGAAAAGACACGAAAGCGGATATTTGATCCCTTCTTTACCACAAAGGAGATGGGAAGAGGAACAGGACTGGGGCTTGCCATGGTCTATGGGATCATCAAGGGGCATAACGGTTTTATCAATGTAGACAGCTATCCCGGTCACGGGACAACATTCACTATCTACCTGCCGGCTTCAGAGAAGGA